From Panicum hallii strain FIL2 chromosome 2, PHallii_v3.1, whole genome shotgun sequence, a single genomic window includes:
- the LOC112882953 gene encoding ribosome biogenesis protein WDR12 homolog: MDADASRQVRVRFVTKLPPPLRAPPAAIAVPADLSRMGLSEIVNSLLAAAEPDHQARPFDFLVDGELVRLPLQQFLLAKGISAERVLELEYVKAVAPRKQEEPCPHDDWVSAVDGSNPSFILTGCYDGLARLWKDGAVCTQILEGHSDAITSTRFINKGVETEGNLHVVTGSKDRSLRLYKCDASVSMDYPKRVGAYKILRGHTSSVQSIAVDPSSDMLCSGSWDSTIKLWAIEGSEEDGDAVSLKKRRMNSDSSGPEESQLEGLATSTFLGHTQCVTAVTWPEQQTIYSASWDHSVRQWDVQTVKETWNMFCGKALNCLDCGGEGSSLIAAGGSDPILRVWDPRKPGTLAPVFQFSSHSSWITACKWHPSSWFHLVSSSFDGKVMLWDLRTAWPLASVDSHKDKVLCADWWKGNSVISGGADSKLCIAYGIEIV, encoded by the exons ATGGACGCCGACGCCTCGCGCCAGGTGCGCGTGCGCTTCGTCACCAAGCTGCCGCCCCCACTAcgggcgccgcccgccgccatcgccgtccCCGCCGacctctcccgcatgggcctcTCCGAGATCGTCAAcagcctcctcgccgccg CCGAACCGGACCACCAGGCGCGGCCCTTTGACTTCCTCGTGGACGGCGAGCTCGTGCGGCTGCCGCTCCAGCAGTTCCTCCTCGCCAAGGGCATCTCGGCG GAGAGGGTGCTTGAGCTCGAGTATGTGAAAGCCGTGGCACCAAGGAAGCAGGAGGAACCCTGCCCCCATGATGATTGGGTTAGTGCGGTCGATGGATCAAACCCGAG TTTCATATTAACAGGATGCTATGATGGTCTTGCAAG ATTATGGAAAGATGGAGCAGTATGCACACAAATTTTGGAGGGACACAGCGATGCAATTACTTCTACCAGATTCATCAATAAAG GAGTTGAAACTGAGGGCAATCTGCATGTAGTGACTGGCTCAAAGGATAGGTCATTGCGGCTATACAAG TGTGATGCATCGGTCAGTATGGACTACCCAAAGCGAGTTGGGGCTTACAAAATTCTTCGTGGGCACACATCATCAGTTCAAAGTATCGCTGTAGACCCTTCAAGTGATATG CTCTGTTCTGGTTCCTGGGATAGCACCATCAAGTTGTGGGCAATTGAAGGATCCGAAGAAGACGGTGATGCTGTTTCATTGAAGAAGAGAAGGATGAATTCTGACTCATCTGGACCTGAAGAGTCTCAGTTAGAG GGTTTAGCGACTTCAACATTTCTGGGACATACACAATGTGTTACTGCTGTTACCTGGCCTGAGCAGCAAACAATATATTCAGCATCTTGGGATCATTCTGTTCGGCAGTGGGATGTCCAAACAGTGAAAGAAACATGGAATATG TTTTGTGGGAAGGCCCTGAATTGCTTGGACTGTGGCGGTGAGGGCTCTTCGTTGATTGCTGCTGGAGGCTCTGACCCCATCCTGAGGGTATGGGACCCTCGCAAACCTG gaacatTAGCTCCTGTTTTTCAGTTCTCCTCTCACTCAAGCTGGATCACTGCCTGTAAATGGCATCCAAGCTCCTGGTTCCATCTGGTATCATCTTCATTTGATGGGAAAGTCATGTTGTGGGATCTAAGAACAGCA TGGCCACTGGCTTCCGTGGACTCGCACAAAGATAAG GTTTTATGTGCCGACTGGTGGAAAGGGAACAGTGTGATCAGTGGTGGAGCTGATTCCAAGCTATGTATCGCATATGGTATTGAAATTGTGTGA
- the LOC112882958 gene encoding protein PELPK1-like, giving the protein MASRPAAVSSLALLALLLSCAVTMSSAARRLEEEPAPKEEEPEFPPHLTVPELPVPEHELPPLPEAHLPPKPELPPLPKVELPPKPEMPAIPELHFPEPEAAKP; this is encoded by the coding sequence ATGGCCTCGAGACCCGCCGCCGTGTCCTCCCTCGCGCTCCTCGCGCTGCTCCTCTCGTGCGCCGTCACGATGAGCAGCGCGGCACGGAGGCTGGAGGAAGAACCGGCGcccaaggaggaggagccggagtTCCCGCCGCACCTGACCGTGCCGGAGCTGCCGGTGCCGGAGCACGAGCTGCCCCCGCTCCCGGAGGCGCACCTGCCGCCCAAGCCGGAGCTGCCGCCGCTACCGAAGGTCGAGCTGCCGCCGAAGCCCGAGATGCCCGCCATTCCCGAGCTCCACTTCCCGGAGCCGGAGGCGGCCAAGCCATGA